A stretch of Natronococcus sp. CG52 DNA encodes these proteins:
- a CDS encoding ATP-dependent DNA helicase has protein sequence MSETAGYMRFFPYEQPYENQREAMDRIHNALVRDQNVLFEGACGTGKTLSSLAPALEVAREQDKTVVITTNVHQQMRQFVAEARAITRKEPIRAVVFKGKGSMCHIDVGYEECQALRDNTRAVVDAEQDREQLERRQRELLTESQQGDGDGTAADARSAVMDELDSIEERLEDLEDQNVCDYYRNNLTQDTDDFFAWLFDGVRTPDEIYEYAEQREFCGYELLKEGIEGVDLVVCNYHHLLDSTIREQFFRWLGREPEDVIAVFDEAHNVEDAAREHATRTCSERTFDSALDELAESDDPRSEDAVNALSAFHRALVDTYEDSFSFGEREQVGEGWEDVSIANEDRRDDLTLAFLQQYSGQGIEDDLEAAMELGQELDEEYEEAYREGETATRTECQTLQAAAFVSAWMNEGAKEGLYPVVSVTRDAGTDEVYGRAELYTCLPRQVTGQLFEEVSATILMSATLQPFDVTRDVLGLEDPITMAYGLQFPEEHRRTYAVETPPLFSSDRDDPAVQEDVTDAIFDAVRMTPGNTLAFFPNYGEASRYAERLERRCEKTVYVDEPGVAVEELRRKFVADDDAVLCTSLWGTLSEGVSFDGDDARTVLVVGVPYPHLDDRAEAVQEAYDAAFDGTDTGWRYAVEIPTVRKTRQALGRVIRSPEDIGVRALLDRRYSRDAKSDLGKYSVNSTFPHEERENLIDIDPSKLKFSMLNFYGDRDAYDGEPPAP, from the coding sequence GTGTCCGAGACAGCCGGGTACATGCGCTTTTTCCCGTACGAGCAGCCGTACGAGAACCAGCGCGAGGCGATGGATCGCATCCACAACGCGCTCGTGCGCGATCAGAACGTGCTCTTCGAGGGGGCCTGCGGGACCGGCAAGACCCTCTCGTCGCTGGCTCCCGCACTCGAGGTCGCTCGCGAGCAGGACAAGACGGTCGTCATCACGACGAACGTCCACCAGCAGATGCGCCAGTTCGTCGCCGAGGCCCGGGCGATCACCCGCAAGGAACCCATTCGCGCGGTGGTGTTCAAGGGAAAGGGCTCGATGTGTCACATCGACGTCGGCTACGAGGAGTGTCAGGCCCTGCGGGACAACACCCGCGCGGTCGTCGACGCCGAACAGGACAGGGAGCAACTCGAGCGTCGCCAGCGCGAACTCCTCACCGAGAGCCAGCAGGGGGACGGCGACGGTACCGCCGCCGACGCCCGCAGCGCCGTCATGGACGAACTCGACTCGATCGAGGAGCGACTCGAGGACCTCGAGGACCAGAACGTCTGTGACTACTACCGGAACAACCTCACGCAGGATACGGACGACTTCTTCGCCTGGCTGTTCGACGGCGTCCGCACGCCCGACGAGATATACGAGTACGCCGAGCAACGGGAGTTCTGCGGCTACGAACTCTTGAAGGAAGGGATCGAGGGGGTCGATCTGGTCGTCTGTAACTACCACCACCTGCTCGACTCCACCATCCGCGAGCAGTTCTTCCGGTGGCTCGGTCGCGAACCCGAGGACGTCATCGCGGTCTTCGACGAGGCCCACAACGTCGAGGACGCCGCCCGCGAGCACGCGACGCGAACCTGCTCGGAGCGAACGTTCGACTCCGCGCTGGACGAACTCGCCGAGAGCGACGATCCGCGCTCGGAGGACGCGGTGAACGCCCTCTCGGCGTTCCACCGCGCGCTGGTCGACACCTACGAGGACTCCTTCAGCTTCGGCGAGCGCGAGCAGGTCGGCGAGGGCTGGGAGGACGTCTCGATCGCGAACGAGGACCGCCGGGACGACCTCACGCTGGCGTTCCTCCAGCAGTACTCGGGTCAGGGCATCGAGGACGACCTCGAGGCCGCGATGGAACTCGGCCAGGAACTCGACGAGGAGTACGAGGAGGCCTACCGCGAGGGAGAGACGGCGACGCGAACGGAGTGTCAGACCTTACAGGCGGCGGCGTTCGTCAGCGCGTGGATGAACGAGGGCGCCAAGGAGGGACTGTATCCGGTCGTCTCCGTCACGCGCGACGCCGGCACGGACGAGGTGTACGGCCGCGCGGAGCTCTACACCTGCCTGCCGCGGCAGGTCACCGGCCAACTGTTCGAGGAGGTCTCGGCGACGATCCTGATGAGCGCGACGCTCCAGCCGTTCGACGTCACCAGGGACGTGCTGGGACTCGAGGACCCGATCACGATGGCCTACGGGCTGCAGTTCCCCGAGGAGCACCGCCGGACGTACGCCGTCGAGACGCCGCCGCTGTTCTCCTCGGACCGGGACGACCCCGCGGTCCAGGAGGACGTCACCGACGCCATCTTCGACGCGGTCCGGATGACGCCCGGCAACACGCTCGCGTTCTTCCCGAACTACGGCGAGGCGAGCCGGTACGCCGAACGCCTCGAGCGCCGCTGCGAGAAGACGGTGTACGTCGACGAGCCGGGCGTCGCCGTCGAGGAGCTCCGCCGGAAGTTCGTCGCGGACGACGACGCCGTGCTCTGTACCTCGCTGTGGGGAACGCTCTCCGAGGGGGTGAGCTTCGACGGCGACGACGCGCGAACCGTCCTGGTCGTCGGCGTTCCCTACCCACACCTCGACGACCGGGCGGAGGCGGTCCAGGAGGCCTACGACGCGGCCTTCGACGGAACCGACACCGGCTGGCGCTACGCCGTCGAGATTCCGACCGTGCGCAAGACGCGCCAGGCGCTCGGCCGGGTAATCCGCTCGCCGGAGGATATCGGCGTCCGCGCGCTGCTCGACCGGCGCTACTCTCGAGACGCCAAGTCCGACCTGGGCAAGTACAGCGTTAACAGCACCTTCCCGCACGAGGAACGCGAGAATCTGATCGACATCGACCCCTCGAAGCTCAAATTCTCGATGCTCAACTTCTACGGCGATCGCGACGCCTACGACGGGGAGCCGCCGGCGCCCTGA
- a CDS encoding rhodanese-like domain-containing protein: MVDELDPETVRERIERDDEFDLVDIRDGEDYDEGHLPGAEHATIEELEETVVDRDWADDVVVYCYIGKTSVQAARLVEEYGDAEAVASMAGGYDAWEPESLVASSGD; the protein is encoded by the coding sequence ATGGTCGACGAACTCGATCCCGAAACCGTCCGCGAGCGCATCGAGCGCGACGACGAGTTCGACCTCGTCGACATCCGCGACGGCGAGGACTACGACGAGGGCCACCTCCCCGGCGCGGAGCACGCCACCATCGAGGAACTCGAGGAGACCGTCGTCGACCGCGACTGGGCCGACGACGTGGTCGTCTACTGCTACATCGGGAAAACCTCGGTCCAGGCCGCTCGTCTCGTCGAGGAGTACGGCGACGCCGAGGCCGTCGCGAGCATGGCCGGCGGCTACGACGCCTGGGAGCCGGAATCGCTCGTGGCCTCGAGCGGCGACTGA
- a CDS encoding sulfurtransferase TusA family protein translates to MPSIDDVTNTPDELSDDRADELLEEADLVQDMMGEMCPYPQVEAKKGLQKLESGDLLVQETDHVPCTENVPQAVGDDADAQVWRSGDATYRIYLRKR, encoded by the coding sequence ATGCCATCCATCGACGACGTCACGAACACGCCGGACGAACTGAGCGACGACCGAGCGGACGAACTCCTCGAGGAGGCCGATCTCGTCCAGGACATGATGGGCGAGATGTGCCCGTACCCGCAGGTCGAGGCCAAGAAGGGCCTCCAGAAACTCGAGTCGGGCGACCTCCTCGTCCAGGAGACTGACCACGTCCCCTGTACCGAGAACGTGCCTCAGGCCGTCGGCGACGACGCCGACGCGCAGGTGTGGCGAAGCGGCGACGCGACCTACCGCATCTACCTCCGGAAGCGATAA
- a CDS encoding YeeE/YedE family protein gives MVPTVLIAAVVGLALGVFLQKGRFCFVNAFRDFFAYEDSRVTKGVIAATLLTMVFWGIAYQFGYYQGFWTPQWGLTGLVGGFVFGIGMTYAGGCASGTLYRAGEGYLQFWLTLLFMGVGYAAFAVAFPTLENAYFEPLTFGEGVSLFTVTSIPAGLLALAIAGGGLLVYATLIGKSATTVPPEERSNAASVRLTVLLAPIAGLRQFWRGTFEYFRNLALAWRDPLASSKRPWDPRTAALGITGAAVLWFTQVSIIGVTGPEARWMGYLLSQAGVEAESYDYWGSVLFQGQGVDVTTDMVMIGFVIVGAFLAALWSGDFSVRVPKRRRLPNAVGGGLLMGAGSRLAPGCNIGNIYSGIAELSVHSFVAAVGIVAGVYVMTHWIYREVGCAL, from the coding sequence GTGGTCCCAACGGTACTCATCGCAGCGGTCGTCGGACTCGCCCTCGGAGTGTTCCTCCAGAAGGGGCGATTCTGTTTCGTGAACGCCTTCCGTGACTTCTTCGCGTACGAGGATTCCCGGGTCACGAAGGGCGTCATCGCTGCGACGCTACTCACGATGGTCTTCTGGGGGATCGCCTACCAGTTCGGATACTATCAGGGGTTCTGGACGCCACAGTGGGGTCTGACCGGGCTCGTCGGCGGCTTCGTCTTCGGGATCGGAATGACCTACGCCGGCGGCTGCGCCAGCGGGACGCTCTACCGCGCCGGCGAGGGTTACCTCCAGTTCTGGCTCACCCTGCTGTTCATGGGCGTCGGCTACGCGGCGTTCGCCGTCGCCTTCCCGACGCTCGAGAACGCCTACTTCGAGCCGCTCACGTTCGGCGAGGGCGTCAGCCTGTTCACCGTCACCTCGATCCCGGCGGGGCTTCTCGCCCTGGCGATCGCGGGCGGCGGACTGCTCGTCTACGCGACGCTGATCGGGAAGTCGGCGACGACCGTCCCTCCCGAGGAGCGGTCGAACGCAGCGTCCGTCCGGCTGACAGTGCTGCTCGCACCGATCGCGGGACTCCGGCAGTTCTGGCGGGGCACGTTCGAGTACTTCCGCAACCTGGCCCTCGCGTGGCGCGATCCGCTCGCCTCGAGCAAGCGACCGTGGGACCCGCGCACCGCCGCGCTCGGGATCACCGGCGCCGCCGTGCTCTGGTTCACCCAGGTCTCGATCATCGGCGTGACGGGCCCCGAAGCGCGCTGGATGGGCTACCTCCTCTCGCAGGCCGGCGTCGAGGCCGAGTCCTACGACTACTGGGGCTCCGTGCTCTTCCAAGGACAGGGCGTCGACGTCACCACCGACATGGTGATGATCGGCTTCGTCATCGTCGGCGCGTTCCTCGCCGCCCTCTGGAGCGGCGACTTTTCGGTCCGGGTCCCGAAGCGTCGACGCCTGCCGAACGCTGTCGGCGGCGGCCTGCTCATGGGCGCCGGCTCCCGACTCGCCCCGGGCTGTAACATCGGAAACATCTACTCCGGCATCGCGGAACTGTCGGTCCACTCGTTCGTCGCGGCCGTCGGCATCGTCGCCGGCGTCTACGTGATGACTCACTGGATCTACCGCGAAGTCGGCTGCGCCCTCTGA
- a CDS encoding 2'-5' RNA ligase family protein — MYSVNVPVPGRVREVADALYPDLVGFETVREDHSCLLKRLGDADHVTQLQHRTHRALEGAPAVEARITGIDYFADPPLGSAPVVYLAVESPGLEALHDRLTETFDVVEGLEGDDYVPHVTLARGGDEATAKRLADREVESVRWTVSELEFWDGTYKLPVSRVSLPS, encoded by the coding sequence GTGTACAGCGTCAACGTCCCGGTCCCCGGACGCGTTCGCGAGGTCGCGGACGCCCTCTACCCCGATCTGGTCGGGTTCGAGACCGTTCGCGAGGACCACTCGTGTCTGCTCAAGCGCCTCGGCGACGCCGACCACGTCACGCAGTTACAGCACCGAACGCACCGCGCACTCGAGGGCGCGCCCGCCGTCGAGGCGCGAATCACCGGCATCGACTACTTCGCCGACCCGCCGCTCGGATCGGCACCCGTCGTCTACCTCGCCGTCGAGAGCCCCGGACTCGAGGCGCTCCACGACAGGCTAACCGAGACGTTCGACGTCGTCGAGGGGCTCGAGGGGGACGACTACGTTCCACACGTCACCCTCGCCCGCGGCGGCGACGAGGCGACCGCGAAACGGCTCGCCGACCGCGAGGTCGAGTCGGTCAGGTGGACGGTCAGCGAACTCGAGTTCTGGGACGGAACCTACAAGCTGCCGGTCAGTCGCGTCTCCTTGCCGTCGTAG
- a CDS encoding DUF7554 family protein: MNDTRGALAVETLLKVVLALVAVLLVIEVLSILVSGLLALLRPLLIVAILVVILLWLLDRI, encoded by the coding sequence ATGAACGACACGCGCGGCGCACTCGCGGTCGAGACCCTGTTGAAAGTCGTCCTCGCGTTAGTCGCCGTCCTGCTCGTCATCGAGGTCCTGAGCATACTCGTCAGCGGCCTACTCGCCTTGCTCCGCCCGCTGTTGATAGTAGCCATCCTCGTCGTGATCCTCCTCTGGCTGCTCGATCGAATATAG
- a CDS encoding helix-turn-helix transcriptional regulator, translated as MDVRGLQALLVLTMVVGCLVVPIPAASAVVADGGETEQLTLQEEDEPETDDEDGLQLDDANEIHIDVYLYENGSATFVVDYRFPINDENESQEQWQTLRDDIESNPDEYLESEEDDWNNVVADGENATDREMELSNFTVDTDESSAPRDLGHVEFTFEWSSFSHVELNRLEAGDALSGFTLMSDTTLQIFWPESYTAYEIDPDSDDRGEGSVFWDGDGTEFTDDQPRIVVIENSEAADEPAETEEGPAMPWLAVTGALGLLAALALVGWWLRYRRKPEFGAETHSDPPADVVETPQAGPPPELLSNEERVVRLLEERGGRVKQQEVVSELDWTEAKTSQVVSGLREDDEIEVFRIGRENVLALPTEDGAESEE; from the coding sequence ATGGATGTGAGGGGGCTCCAGGCCCTGTTGGTGCTCACGATGGTGGTCGGGTGCCTGGTCGTGCCGATTCCGGCCGCATCGGCTGTGGTGGCCGACGGCGGCGAGACCGAGCAGCTAACGCTACAGGAAGAGGACGAACCGGAGACTGACGACGAGGACGGTCTCCAGCTCGACGACGCGAACGAGATCCACATCGACGTCTACCTGTACGAGAACGGTTCGGCGACGTTCGTCGTCGATTACCGATTCCCGATCAACGACGAGAACGAGTCCCAGGAGCAGTGGCAGACGTTGCGCGACGATATCGAGTCGAACCCCGACGAGTACCTCGAGTCGGAGGAGGATGACTGGAATAACGTCGTTGCAGACGGCGAGAACGCGACGGACCGCGAGATGGAGCTCTCGAATTTCACCGTCGACACCGACGAGAGCTCCGCGCCGCGCGACCTGGGTCACGTCGAATTCACGTTCGAGTGGTCGTCGTTCTCCCACGTCGAACTGAACCGTCTCGAGGCGGGCGACGCACTGTCGGGATTTACGCTCATGAGCGACACGACCCTGCAGATCTTCTGGCCCGAGAGCTACACCGCCTACGAGATCGATCCGGACTCCGACGACCGGGGTGAAGGGTCGGTCTTCTGGGACGGCGACGGAACCGAATTCACCGACGATCAGCCTCGTATCGTCGTGATCGAAAACAGCGAGGCCGCCGACGAACCGGCCGAAACCGAGGAGGGGCCGGCGATGCCGTGGCTCGCAGTCACCGGTGCGCTCGGGCTGCTGGCCGCTCTCGCACTCGTCGGCTGGTGGCTCAGATATCGACGCAAACCGGAGTTCGGAGCCGAAACCCACAGTGATCCACCGGCAGACGTCGTCGAGACGCCGCAGGCGGGACCGCCGCCGGAACTGCTGAGCAACGAAGAGCGCGTCGTGCGTCTGCTCGAGGAGCGCGGCGGCCGGGTCAAACAGCAGGAGGTCGTCTCGGAACTCGACTGGACCGAGGCGAAGACCAGTCAGGTCGTCAGCGGTCTCCGGGAGGACGACGAGATCGAGGTCTTCCGAATCGGCCGGGAGAACGTCCTCGCGCTTCCGACGGAGGACGGAGCGGAGTCCGAAGAGTAG
- a CDS encoding argininosuccinate synthase — protein sequence MTRVALAFSGGLDTTVCVPLLEEEYGYDDVIGVTVDVGQPESEFEEAEETAEALGLEHYVVDAKDEFADLCLESVRANATYQGYPLGTALARPVIASAILEVAEEQGCTGIAHGCTGKGNDQLRFEAVWRSSDLEVIAPVRELGLTREWEQEYADEKDLPVEGGSGGDWSIDTNLWSRSVEGDKLEDPSYVPPEEIYAWTQAPTGDTQEIEIEFENGYPVAVDGVEYEPVDLVEHLNGVAGAYGVGRTDSMEDRMLGLKVRENYEHPAATTLLNAHEALEALVLTQEEREFKQLIDQRWSKKGYEGLVDAPLVGALEGFIDETQKRVTGTVTIRFEGGQARAVARDSTYAAYSAEHASFDTETVGEISQEDATGVAKYHGFQRRLANEAIAANADADEEDEIELATDGGEE from the coding sequence ATGACACGCGTTGCACTCGCGTTCTCGGGCGGACTCGACACGACGGTCTGTGTCCCGCTGCTCGAGGAAGAGTACGGATACGACGACGTTATCGGCGTCACCGTCGACGTCGGACAACCGGAATCGGAGTTCGAAGAAGCCGAAGAAACCGCCGAGGCGCTCGGCCTCGAACACTACGTCGTCGACGCAAAAGACGAGTTCGCCGACCTCTGTCTCGAGAGCGTCCGCGCGAACGCGACCTACCAGGGCTACCCGCTCGGGACCGCACTCGCGCGGCCGGTGATCGCGAGCGCGATCCTCGAGGTCGCCGAAGAACAGGGCTGTACCGGCATCGCTCACGGCTGTACGGGCAAGGGGAACGATCAGCTCCGCTTCGAAGCGGTCTGGCGCAGCTCCGATCTCGAAGTGATCGCGCCCGTCCGCGAACTCGGGCTCACGCGCGAGTGGGAACAGGAGTACGCCGATGAGAAGGACCTCCCCGTCGAGGGCGGCAGCGGCGGCGACTGGTCGATCGACACCAACCTCTGGAGCCGCTCGGTCGAGGGCGACAAGCTCGAGGATCCGAGCTACGTCCCGCCGGAAGAGATCTACGCCTGGACGCAAGCACCGACCGGTGACACCCAGGAAATCGAGATCGAATTCGAGAACGGCTACCCCGTCGCCGTCGACGGCGTCGAGTACGAACCCGTCGACCTCGTCGAGCATCTCAACGGCGTGGCCGGCGCCTACGGCGTCGGTCGCACCGACTCGATGGAGGACCGCATGCTTGGGCTCAAGGTTCGCGAGAACTACGAGCACCCCGCCGCGACGACGCTGCTGAACGCCCACGAGGCGCTCGAGGCGCTCGTCCTCACGCAGGAGGAACGCGAGTTCAAACAGCTAATCGACCAGCGCTGGTCGAAGAAGGGGTACGAAGGACTCGTCGACGCCCCGCTCGTCGGCGCGCTCGAGGGCTTCATCGACGAGACCCAGAAACGCGTCACCGGCACCGTCACGATCCGCTTCGAGGGCGGACAGGCCCGTGCGGTCGCTCGCGACAGCACGTACGCCGCGTACTCCGCGGAGCACGCGTCCTTCGACACGGAGACGGTCGGCGAGATCAGCCAGGAGGACGCCACGGGCGTCGCGAAGTACCACGGCTTCCAGCGCCGTCTCGCCAACGAGGCGATCGCTGCGAACGCCGACGCTGACGAGGAAGACGAGATCGAGCTCGCAACCGACGGGGGAGAGGAGTAA
- the argH gene encoding argininosuccinate lyase, whose translation MTGEKAPGGSADESDGSGVVRRDRFSGGPARSFLSSLAADERIFEADLEVDRAHVLMLAEQGIVDDDTAGSILTALDATEVDGHASLPDGEDVHEAVETAVIERIGAEGGKMHTARSRNDEVATCIRYRLREDVLEALETTLALREALVDAAREHAETIMPGYTHLQPAQPTTVAHWALSYEGAVRRDTERLLEAYERINRSPLGGAAFAGTTFEIDRERTADLLGFDGVVENSMDASSSRDFLLETTQALSTHATTLSGLAEDLIIFANRGFVDLADDYSSTSSIMPQKKNPDTLELVRGVAGDAAGGVQGLTTTLKGLPRAYNRDLQRATTHAWETVDAVTEAGEVAAGAVATADWNEDALAAEAGEGFSTATGVADLLAANGLPFRTAHEMVAKAAEAGGDYAALETAAEDVLGEPLESYVDPDAVEDALDPARSVASRDSQGGPAPEAVAPQIESARDALESHESTRAETAAALEDAHAALREEVNDYV comes from the coding sequence ATGACTGGAGAGAAAGCTCCCGGCGGATCGGCGGACGAATCCGACGGGTCGGGCGTCGTCCGACGGGACCGCTTCAGCGGCGGCCCCGCGCGGAGCTTTCTCTCCTCGCTCGCGGCCGACGAACGGATCTTCGAGGCCGACCTCGAGGTCGACCGCGCGCACGTACTCATGCTCGCGGAGCAGGGCATCGTCGACGACGACACCGCGGGATCGATCCTGACCGCCCTCGACGCGACCGAGGTCGACGGCCACGCCTCGTTACCCGACGGCGAGGACGTCCACGAGGCCGTCGAAACGGCCGTCATCGAGCGCATCGGCGCCGAGGGTGGCAAGATGCACACCGCGCGTTCGCGTAACGACGAGGTCGCGACCTGCATCCGCTACCGCCTGCGCGAGGACGTCCTCGAGGCGCTCGAGACGACGCTCGCGCTGCGCGAGGCGCTCGTCGACGCGGCGCGCGAGCACGCGGAGACGATCATGCCCGGCTACACGCACCTCCAGCCCGCCCAGCCCACCACGGTGGCTCACTGGGCGCTCTCCTACGAGGGCGCCGTTCGCCGCGACACCGAACGGCTGCTCGAGGCCTACGAGCGGATCAACCGGTCGCCGCTCGGCGGCGCGGCCTTCGCGGGAACGACGTTCGAGATCGACCGCGAGCGGACGGCCGACCTGCTCGGGTTCGACGGCGTCGTCGAGAACTCGATGGACGCCTCCTCGAGCCGGGACTTCCTGCTCGAGACCACGCAGGCGCTGTCGACCCACGCGACGACGCTGTCCGGACTCGCGGAGGATCTGATCATCTTCGCGAACCGCGGCTTCGTCGACCTCGCGGACGACTACTCCTCGACGTCGTCGATCATGCCCCAGAAGAAGAACCCGGACACGCTCGAACTCGTCCGCGGGGTCGCGGGCGACGCCGCGGGCGGCGTCCAGGGACTGACGACGACGCTCAAGGGACTTCCCCGCGCGTACAACCGCGATCTCCAGCGAGCGACGACCCACGCCTGGGAGACCGTCGACGCGGTCACCGAAGCCGGCGAGGTCGCCGCCGGTGCGGTGGCGACGGCCGACTGGAACGAGGACGCGCTCGCCGCGGAAGCCGGCGAAGGGTTCTCGACGGCGACCGGCGTCGCCGACCTGCTGGCGGCGAACGGACTGCCGTTCAGGACCGCACACGAGATGGTCGCGAAGGCGGCCGAAGCGGGGGGCGACTACGCTGCACTCGAAACCGCCGCCGAGGACGTCCTGGGCGAACCCCTCGAGAGCTACGTCGACCCCGACGCCGTCGAGGACGCACTCGACCCCGCACGGAGCGTCGCCAGCCGCGACTCGCAGGGCGGCCCCGCACCCGAAGCGGTGGCACCCCAGATCGAGTCGGCCCGCGACGCGCTCGAGAGCCACGAGAGCACCCGCGCGGAGACGGCGGCGGCGCTCGAGGACGCTCACGCGGCGCTCCGCGAGGAGGTGAACGACTATGTCTGA
- the lysW gene encoding lysine biosynthesis protein LysW, giving the protein MTECVECGAEVSLHDDLEVGEIVDCTTCGAELEVVDTEPPVLERAPELEEDWGE; this is encoded by the coding sequence ATGACAGAATGCGTCGAGTGTGGGGCCGAAGTGTCTCTGCACGACGATCTGGAAGTTGGAGAGATCGTTGACTGTACGACCTGCGGAGCCGAACTGGAAGTCGTCGACACCGAGCCGCCAGTCCTCGAGCGAGCCCCGGAGCTCGAAGAGGACTGGGGTGAGTGA
- the lysX gene encoding lysine biosynthesis protein LysX — MTLQIGILYSRIRKDEKLLLSELRERDHEITKIDVRKQTFDIGETPEEFADLDIVVDRCLATSRSLYATQFFEAYGIPVVNSHETADICADKVKNSLALEKAGVPTPATKVAFTKETALEAIEEFGYPCVLKPVVGSWGRLMAKIDSRDAAEAILEHKATLGHYEHKVFYVQEFVEKPGRDIRVLAIDGEPVAAMVRSSDHWITNAAKGAETDVFELDAEAKEFVQKASDAVGGGLLGVDLMETGDSYTVHEVNHTVEFKALSDAVETDVAGTVVDWLEQKAAENDPQEVEVTF; from the coding sequence GTGACCTTGCAGATAGGAATCCTCTACTCCCGGATCCGCAAGGACGAGAAGCTCCTCCTCTCCGAGCTTCGCGAGCGCGACCACGAGATCACGAAGATCGACGTCCGCAAACAGACGTTCGACATCGGCGAGACGCCAGAGGAGTTCGCCGACCTCGACATCGTCGTCGACCGCTGTCTCGCCACGAGCCGGAGCCTGTACGCCACGCAGTTCTTCGAGGCGTACGGCATCCCCGTGGTCAACAGCCACGAGACGGCCGACATCTGCGCGGACAAGGTGAAGAACAGCCTCGCGCTCGAGAAGGCGGGTGTCCCCACGCCCGCGACGAAAGTCGCGTTCACGAAGGAGACGGCGCTCGAGGCCATCGAAGAGTTCGGCTACCCCTGCGTCCTCAAACCCGTCGTCGGCTCGTGGGGCCGCCTGATGGCCAAGATCGACTCCCGCGACGCCGCCGAGGCGATCCTGGAGCACAAGGCTACCCTCGGTCACTACGAGCACAAGGTGTTCTACGTCCAGGAGTTCGTCGAGAAACCCGGGCGGGACATCCGCGTGCTCGCGATCGACGGCGAGCCGGTCGCCGCGATGGTTCGCTCGTCGGACCACTGGATCACGAACGCCGCGAAGGGAGCCGAGACCGACGTCTTCGAACTCGACGCGGAAGCGAAGGAGTTCGTCCAGAAGGCCAGTGACGCCGTCGGCGGCGGCCTGCTGGGTGTCGACCTCATGGAAACTGGCGATTCCTACACCGTCCACGAGGTCAATCACACCGTCGAGTTCAAGGCGCTCAGCGATGCCGTCGAGACCGACGTCGCCGGCACCGTCGTCGACTGGCTCGAGCAAAAGGCGGCCGAGAACGATCCCCAGGAAGTCGAGGTGACCTTCTGA
- the argC gene encoding N-acetyl-gamma-glutamyl-phosphate reductase — protein MAVGTDASADESAETVTASVIGGSGFTGGELLRLLAGHPNFELAEVTSRSKAGKSVGSVHPPLRGTDLRFTEPEDLESVDVLFAATPHGVSMGQIDEFFDVADTVVDLSADFRLETEEQYDEWYDGHSAPEYLEKAEYALPEINRENLAGAELIAGGGCNATATILGLYPLFEHGILDGGEQIVVDVKVGSSEGGAGGGEASSHPERSGVVRPYAPTGHRHEAEIEQFLGTSVAFTCHAVDMVRGASATSHVFPSSPVSKGDLWKAYRGCYEDEPFVRMAAGGSGVYRYPEPKSVAGTNLAEVGFELDPSNKRVVVLSAIDNMMKGSAGQAVHAANVALGLEETAGLEFTGLHPVGAP, from the coding sequence ATGGCGGTCGGCACCGACGCCAGCGCGGACGAGTCCGCCGAGACCGTCACCGCGAGCGTCATCGGCGGCTCCGGCTTTACGGGTGGCGAACTGTTGCGACTGCTCGCCGGCCATCCTAACTTCGAGCTCGCAGAGGTTACGAGCCGCTCGAAAGCCGGCAAGAGCGTCGGCTCCGTTCACCCGCCGCTGCGGGGGACGGACCTGCGCTTTACCGAACCCGAGGACCTCGAGTCCGTCGACGTCCTGTTCGCCGCGACGCCGCACGGCGTCTCGATGGGACAGATCGACGAGTTCTTCGACGTCGCGGATACGGTCGTGGACCTCTCGGCGGACTTCCGTCTCGAGACCGAGGAGCAGTACGACGAGTGGTACGACGGCCACAGCGCGCCGGAGTACTTAGAGAAGGCGGAGTACGCGCTCCCCGAGATCAACCGCGAGAACCTCGCGGGCGCGGAACTGATCGCCGGCGGCGGCTGTAACGCCACCGCCACCATTCTGGGACTGTACCCGCTGTTCGAACACGGGATTCTCGACGGGGGCGAGCAGATAGTCGTCGACGTGAAGGTCGGCTCCTCCGAGGGAGGGGCCGGCGGCGGCGAGGCCTCTTCGCATCCGGAACGGTCCGGTGTGGTCCGCCCCTACGCGCCGACGGGCCACCGCCACGAGGCCGAGATCGAACAGTTCCTCGGCACGAGCGTGGCGTTCACCTGTCACGCCGTGGACATGGTCCGCGGTGCGAGTGCGACGAGTCACGTCTTCCCCTCGAGTCCCGTCTCGAAGGGCGACCTCTGGAAAGCGTACCGCGGCTGCTACGAGGACGAGCCGTTCGTTCGGATGGCCGCCGGCGGCTCCGGCGTCTACCGCTACCCCGAGCCGAAGTCCGTCGCGGGGACGAACCTCGCCGAAGTCGGCTTCGAACTCGACCCCTCGAACAAGCGCGTCGTCGTCCTCTCGGCGATCGACAACATGATGAAGGGCTCGGCGGGACAGGCGGTCCACGCCGCCAACGTCGCGCTGGGTCTCGAGGAGACGGCCGGACTCGAGTTTACGGGACTCCATCCCGTGGGGGCGCCCTGA